In Rosa rugosa chromosome 4, drRosRugo1.1, whole genome shotgun sequence, the genomic stretch ATCTAAACTTTCTATAAGAACATGGGTATATAACATGAACTTAATTCAAGGCAATCCCATATTTGAATAAAAGTGATGTTAAAAACAGAAATTTAAGTAGGCCAATGAGCAATTCAATCACTAACCTGGGGCAATGTAACCACAAGAACCCAGAAATTGAACCCATCAATTGAATCCCAAACAATTTCGTCCCATCAATTCAATCGCAACCAATCCCAGAAGGAAATTAGCAACCACCAAAACTCATAAGAACGAGTCAAAAAACTTAACAGAGAGAGTCTATAGAACTTGGTTGTGATTGAGATCTCTATAATGAACATCGATTTCGAATCAAACGTGAAGTCGGAATCCGGTGATGACATAAGGAAGCTAAAGCTAAGGACGGGAGCATCAGTGAGGATGAGGCTATGGTTTCGCCTCAGGTTCTATGGGTTAGAGActtagagagagggagagaagagTTGGGAGAGTCAATGTGGCACTATGTAAACCGTTCGATTATGTTTATACACGTGTCGTCATCTCGTAGAAAGCTCAGGTAGCTCAGGTCATTAAgttgctcaggagaggatcctctcccaaaAATTTCATATTAACCAAATAAGAAAAAAACCTTATAAATTCCAAGTGCGCTAGCTCTCTAATTAATTCTGCACTGAATCTAGATTTTAGAATGTCTAAAATAGCTTGAAGTAGGTCATTTATCATTACTTCGGTTGCACAGCCTACATCTCCCTAGGGATGATGTCTAGTTTCTTgggataaaagaaaacaaaacaacttcTAGGAGTAGGGTGTAGAAAACTGTAATGGTTGAAGCTTTTTTGACTAGCACAGTTTggccagaaaaaagaaaataaaatatgatAGATGCAAAATGCCAATTGCGTTGGCCGTTAGGATTCGGTCAAAAATGCTCGCATGGTGCACGTGTGAGTACTTAATTGAGGGAAATTCGCATTTataaatataccattcttgatGATTCATATATGGTATCAATATCTACCAAAATGCAATAATTAATGGCCAGTTGGTGGATTTCCTGCagccctttgttttttttttttttttctctttatataTCTCTAACTTTCTTCTCAAAGGAAATATCATTTTTCAACTCCAAAAGGGTGACCAATTACTTTGTATTCTCAGCCACGGAGGAAATCAAAACTAAGCCGAAATTGATTTCTCATGAAGCAACCTTCAACAGGACAAAGACGAGATTGGTTAGGAAGCTGGAGGAGCTTACCACCATATGTGGGATTATTGCATGTGTTTTTATATATGATGTTACATCTAACAAGATGGATGTGTGGCCTTCTCCAGAGGTAGCATCTTATCTACTCGTGCTTGTGCTAAAGAGAGAATTGCAAgcactaagaaaaaaaaaaacaagcactTGAAAGAAGCAGCTTTTGCGGGAATACTTGAGAGGTAAGCGTCTACATGGCTTAAGTCGTGAGAAATTGTCAGAGTTAGGCCAAGCAATTGATGAACAACTTAATGCCATCGAGAACAGAAAAGTGGTCCTTAAGGGCGGTCAAGTTGATGCTGGAAAAGATTTTATTGAGATGGTCGATCTAGGTGATGAAAGTGGCGTCTCTGATAGTAATCGAGgataatttagtttctatttggGAAAGAATAATAAAGACCCTTAAAAATAAATGTCCTAATAAGAGATGCAAGCATTCTTCATTGTATTTTTCCAAATGTAATTCTCGGTTTCTCAttgatgcagaacagatggctgcccaatttgaagaacaattggatcgtgctaaaggaggaaaacgaaaagtgactagtagacgcgaaacagctccacggagtccgtttgggatgcaccttacctttccggaaagggaatcgcgctaGAAATCAAACTCGTCGCTTTGTCACGACCTAtgacctttttcgggctttcggggtcgtttagggcctcaaaactgcatttttctattttccggtgttttggttttcctagttattttcgggttgtttttgtttttacccatgggctttagggtttcattgttagtcgccctagggtttattttcttataaataagccgCCTTAAGGCTGCAGAGCGCATCtattatcttttatcaataaatttgagattattctctttttatctttggtggactccagaatctttgcttaggtttattgctggtaaacctagtttatcaatccgatcattcCGTCTGCGTCACTCATTTACTCATAAATGCAGTTTCTTAAATACAGGTGATTTGGATTAAGATAACTGTTGttcggtttttgttttttttttttttggtggaaaGAAGAATCTTTATTAGAACAATTCCTTTGCAATGTTGTTCAGATAGTAGCTTGACCAGAAGAGCATATTTGACTAGCAGGAATTAAGATCACTAGGAAAGTCATTTTTGTGCCTGTGTTTGGAGCTTTTTCCTGAACTTCATTAGGAGATCTGATCCGATGTGGAAGTTGACCAACTTTATCAAATTTAGGCTTCTAAAAACCAAAGACTTGTATGCCGTTTCAACTTAGATCAACTAAATGACGTACTGTACATAgtcaaaataaagaaattagATTGAAGATTCTACATAAATTTATTGCATCTATGTTTCATGCTCAAATGTAACAAATTTTAATTGCATAAAAATGTAGTTCATCGCATAGaatttgaggtaaaaaaaaaattaattcattGAATCGTTACTTGTGAATTGAAAGTAGAGGACTAACCATATGTCTAAATTCAACTTTTCTTAGAAATTTGCAGAAGGATTAAGCCATTAAGGATGTTCTTGGCATTAGAGTTGTACATCTATATAGATTTACATCCTCTTTTCTCTACTATTTTTGAAGAGCAGAATGATAAGATCGATCAATGGTTTTTCACTGGCTTTTGTATTAATTTTGCGAGTCCAGATGATTTGAAAGTAACTAATTTTTTTACTGAAATGATTTGAAAGTAGTTAAAACTGTGTATATTCAAAGTTCAACCAAATTGGAGTACATTTCATAAGGTATCAATGTTCCTCAAAGACTCCGTCACTCAGCTCGTGAAGCCTGGATGCACATACGTACCGTACTAGAGTTACTTCCAAACAATTGATTTCGATCCAATTAGGCACAAAAGTGACTTCCACAGTTTCTTGCTTTACCTTCTTTAAGAGATTAAAGACTTGTAACTAATTTGCTAGCTACAAACAACTTGTATGAAACaaagaacaaataaaactaagccaatgaaggggaaaaaaaattcagaagttTGAGAACACTAAGAAAAGTAAGGGAGCGAAACTAAAAGGTACTGTTAGGAACTCAAAGTCTTCAGTGCAGCTTGAAGTTTCTTATCAACCAATAAGCATTTGTAACCCATCATTAGCTTGAAGGTTCCCCTTAAAATCTCTATCTCTACTGGCTTACTATATAAAGTAGGGATTGCATCATTCAATCTAGTcagaccccaaaaaaaaaaaaaaaaagattgtcaAAACAAGTATGCAATTTTTCAGATATGTGCATGACAGCATGAGCTTAAAGGTCTTTTTGGCTGTCAATTCTTAATTCCCCAGCACAGCGGCAACCGGATGCCTCTCCATTCTTAAGGTTGAGTACGAGAACAAAAAACGAGTGAGAGAACTTGTCCCTTGGCCTTGAGTAGTTGAGTAGTCACAACTCACAAGTATATCTTGAGTAAATATTTCCCCTGTATCCATGCATCTGAAGCTGTCGGCCATCCAATATATACCTTTTCTTTGGTGATTGATCACCATTCATTCAGCCTACGAATTTGAATACAGAGATACAGACGAGAATACTTTGAAAAGTCTGTGTCTTTATCccaaggagagagaaaattctaAGAAAGACTTTTCATGTCTGCAAGCTGAAGACGTACTTTGAGTGGAAAGAGTCTGCAGGGGTACTATATATAAGTAAAAGCCCTCAGTAGCAATAGCAATGTTATGAAGTATACACAGATCAAAACCAAAGCCAAAACCATGACATCTTCAGCAATGTATGAAGTATGCTCTCTAGTTTGTCTTATCTTCTGTTTTCAGCAGATTCGATCACCAAACCTTGCTTTCGCTTCTGCGTCGTCCACTACTGAAGTAGAAGCTCTTCTCAAATGGAAAGCCAGCTTTGGAAATCTCACCCACAATGCTCTGACCTCTTGGACTTACCATCCCAGCAATTCCACCAATTCTTCAAATGCAAGCCCATGCACTTGGACTGGTATTTCATGCAATGCTGCAGGAAGTGTCAACAACATAACCCTTTTCTATTCTGGTTTACAAGGTACGCTgcatgaattttcattcttGTCCTTCCCCAATCTTGCTTATATCGATCTGAGCATGAATGACTTCTTTGGTGCCATCCCGCCTCAAATCTTCTACCTCTCCAAACTATTCTATCTTGACCTGTCTTATAATCAGTTGTCCGGGAAAATCCCACCAGAAATCGGTCTCCTAACAAGTCTTGAGTTCCTGTATCTAATTGAAAACCAGTTAGAAGGTCCAGTTCCTGTTTCTATGGGTAATTTGAGCAGCCTGACTTCTTTGTATCTCCCTGGCAATCATCTTTCTGACTCCATTCCACCAGAAATGGGAAAGCTCTCTAATTTGGTTGGACTGTATATGCAGAACAACTCTTTTACCGGGTCCATCCCTCCAAGTTTGGGTAACTTGAAAAAGCTAAAGACATTGTACctttttcagaataagctttcTGGCACTATTCCAAAAGAGATAGGGAACTTGAAATCTATGGAGATTCTAAGTTTCTGTGAGAATCAACTTAATGGTTCAATCCCCGTGTCTCTAGGAAATCTCAGTAACATGACCGAGTTCTCTCTAGCTACCAATAATCTTTCTGGTATAATTCCCAAAGAGATGGGAAACTTGAAATCTGTAGTGGATTTAAATTTGGGAGAGAATCAACTCAATGGTTCAATCCCACTTCCTCTGTTTGATTTAAGTAACCTTGTCAGTCTCAATCTTGTTTCCAATAATCTTTCGGGCACTATACCAAAGGAGATAGGAAACTTGAAATCTCTTAAGAGCATAGTTTTGACCAATAATACACTTACTGGTTCAATCCCGTCATCTATGGGTGATTTGAGAAACCTTACTCATCTCTATCTCGCTGCTAATAAACTTTCTGGCGCAATTCCTGAAGAGTTGGGGAACTTAAAGTCCCTGGTGTTTCTTATTTTGAGTGTGAATCAACTTAGTGGTCCAATTCCAGCATCTCTTGGTGATCCGAGTAACCTTACCTGTCTTAATCTTAATGATAATGAACTTTCTGGCACTATTCCTAGAGAGATAGGGAACTTGAAGTCCCTTGTGGAGATAGATTTGAGCCAGAATCGACTTAGTGGTTCAATTCCAGCTTCATTTGGTGACTTGAGTAACTTGGAAATCTTATTCCTTCGTGATAACAGACTTTCCGGCTCCATCCCCAAAGAGATAGAGAACCTCAAGAAGTTGCTTAAACTGCATTTGGATACTAACCAACTTTCTGGTTCTTTGCCCCAAAATATTTGCTATGGTGGATCACTCACAAACTTTTCAGTAAACAGCAACAATTTGGTTGGTCCAATCCCCAGAAGCTTGAAAACCTGCACAAGTTTATTCAGAGTGAATCTTCAGGGGAACAAATTGACAGGCAACATTTCTGAAGACTTTGGTGTCTATCCAAAACTTCAATATATTGATCTCAGCCACAATGACTTGTATGGTGAAATCACAAGCAAATGGGGACAGTGCCCGCAACTAACAACCTTGAAAATTGCGGGAAACAAGGTAACTGGTAGTATACCACCTGAAATTGGCAAAGCAGCTGAAATTCATGAACTCGATCTTTCTTCAAACAGTTTAGTTGGGATGATTCCCAAGGAACTTGGGAGATTGACTTCTTTGCTTGAGCTGAGGTTGGATGGAAATCAGCTTTTCGGTGGTATCCCTTCAGAATTTGGATCATTGACTaatcttgaatatcttgatctGTCGACAAACAAATTCAATGGGTCAATTCCAAGCATTCTAGGGGCCTTTCTCAACTTAAACCACTTGAATTTGAGCAACAACAAGTTCGGACAAGGAATTCCATTTCAGTTGGGGAAGTTAGATCACCTGTCCGAACTAGATTTAAGTCACAACTTGCTTGAAGGTAAGATACCATCAGAGTTGAGCAGTATGGGGAGTTTAGAGAAGCTAAACCTTTCCCACAACAATCTTTCTGGTTCCATTCCCACAAGTTTTGAAAGGATGAGTTGGTTGACTTCCATTGACCTATCCAACAATGACTTGGAAGGGCCCCTTCCCAACTGCACTGGATTTCAAAAGGCTAGCCCAGAAGCACTTCAAGGGAACAAAGGATTGTGTGGCAATGTTGCAGCTCTGCCGCCTTGCAAACAGAACTCCAAAACGGACCACAAACTCATATTTTTCATACTGTTCCCTCTGCTGGGAGCACTTGCACTTCTGGCTGCCTTCTTTCTATGTGTCTttggaagagaaagaaaaaagaaagaggagacTCTAAGTCAAGACACCAAGCCCCGTCATGAAGGAATTTTTATTTCGTCAATACTAAATTTTGATGGAAAAGTGATGTATGAGGAAATCATAAAAGCCACAGAAGATTTTGATTCCAAATATTGCATTGGGAAGGGAGGACATGGGAGCGTCTATGTAGCAAATTTGCCATCTGCCAACAGAGTTGCTGTAAAGAAACTCCACCAGCTATGCAACGATGAGCAGAATCTTCAGAAGGAATTCTTGAATGAAGTAAGGGCACTAACACAGATACGACACCGAAACATCGTGAAGCTTCATGGTTTCTGTTCACATACACGACACTCATTTCTGGTGTATGAGTACCTAGAAAAGGGTAGCATGGAATCATTGTTAAGCAATGATCATGAAGCTAAAGAATTAGGTTGGAGTAGAAGGGTGGTTATTGTGAAGAGTGTAGCTCATGCCTTGAGTTACATGCACCACGACTGCGTGCCACCAATTGTGCATCGAGACATATCAAGCAAGAACATTTTGCTGGATTCTGAATATGAGTCCTGTGTCTCAGACTTTGGCACTGCAAAGTTTTTAAACCCAGACTCAGCCAATTGGACTGCCCTTGCAGGCACATATGGGTATGTAGCACCAGGTAATATTGTTGTTCCCTGTTCTCTGTATTTAACAGTTTCAGATTTTAGGCCATACTTGATTCATTTTCTTGCGTGGTTAACCACACACTTTTCAATCAATTAATTATAAAATTGACTGTTGTGTTCTTAATTTAAACTTCTTTGTGATATAAGATATGCAAAAGGAGGTTAATGTATTTGCAAAACTAGTAGAAAGGTTTTTGTAATGAGTATTAAAATATCTACATGAAAACATAGTACAAGAAAGAAGTTCATGCTCGAGCAAAAGTGTTAGCACAGAGTTTTCTTGTCctaaactaattttttttttttaaagaatttaTAAAAGAGCAAAAACTGTATAACTTGTTACAGTTTTTAATCGTTCCATAATATATAGTGTAAATGATGTAAAGGAATTGTTCAGTTATGGTTTTTGATATACAGTTATATGCAAGATATACTGCTCTTGAAACGTACTTTTTCATTGAATATTTATCTACATACGACTAATGCCAGTTATATGGTTTCTCTGTGCAGAGCTGGCATATACAATGGAAGTGAATGAGAAATGTGATGTGTACAGCTTTGGAGTACTAGCATTGGAAATTATTATGGGAAGGCATCCAGGAGATCTTATCTCATCTTTATCATCAGGGCCATCATCCTCCTCTACACCACTACCTGCCCATCAAATGCCAATTGTGGATATTCTGGACCAACGCATTTCCTCTCCTACTGATGAAGTACCAAAGGAAGTGGTCTCTGTTGTGAAGATTGCGTGTGCATGTCTGAATGCACATCCACAATCTCGCCCGACAATGAAACAAGTATCTCAAAACCTCTCAACTCAAAGGCTGGAATTATCAAAGCCATTGCATATCATAACATGGGGTGATTTGCTTACCCTCGATGCTTTGGCTACTTGAGAATGTGCTTCTTTCCTATATATCACTCTATGTCAGAATAAGAGTTCTTCAAACTTTTCTTAGATGTTACAATTTCTTGGCCACTACTTGCATGCTCAGGGTGCTGTGTGCTCAGTTTTATCCATAGCATGGGTACTATATGACAGAATTTTTCCTTTGTAAGTGATATATGAAATTTAATTTACTGTTGAACACGTAGATATTTCTAAAATCACTTAAATGTTCATATTTATGTTCTCCCAGTTTGGGGTTTCTAAGTTTGAACAGAATCAAGACCGAGCATGACAAGTTCCAGTTTCCTCTGTGATGTATGTGATACACTCCAAGGGAAAAAACAAGTTTTATCAGCCA encodes the following:
- the LOC133707045 gene encoding probable leucine-rich repeat receptor-like protein kinase At1g35710; translation: MKYTQIKTKAKTMTSSAMYEVCSLVCLIFCFQQIRSPNLAFASASSTTEVEALLKWKASFGNLTHNALTSWTYHPSNSTNSSNASPCTWTGISCNAAGSVNNITLFYSGLQGTLHEFSFLSFPNLAYIDLSMNDFFGAIPPQIFYLSKLFYLDLSYNQLSGKIPPEIGLLTSLEFLYLIENQLEGPVPVSMGNLSSLTSLYLPGNHLSDSIPPEMGKLSNLVGLYMQNNSFTGSIPPSLGNLKKLKTLYLFQNKLSGTIPKEIGNLKSMEILSFCENQLNGSIPVSLGNLSNMTEFSLATNNLSGIIPKEMGNLKSVVDLNLGENQLNGSIPLPLFDLSNLVSLNLVSNNLSGTIPKEIGNLKSLKSIVLTNNTLTGSIPSSMGDLRNLTHLYLAANKLSGAIPEELGNLKSLVFLILSVNQLSGPIPASLGDPSNLTCLNLNDNELSGTIPREIGNLKSLVEIDLSQNRLSGSIPASFGDLSNLEILFLRDNRLSGSIPKEIENLKKLLKLHLDTNQLSGSLPQNICYGGSLTNFSVNSNNLVGPIPRSLKTCTSLFRVNLQGNKLTGNISEDFGVYPKLQYIDLSHNDLYGEITSKWGQCPQLTTLKIAGNKVTGSIPPEIGKAAEIHELDLSSNSLVGMIPKELGRLTSLLELRLDGNQLFGGIPSEFGSLTNLEYLDLSTNKFNGSIPSILGAFLNLNHLNLSNNKFGQGIPFQLGKLDHLSELDLSHNLLEGKIPSELSSMGSLEKLNLSHNNLSGSIPTSFERMSWLTSIDLSNNDLEGPLPNCTGFQKASPEALQGNKGLCGNVAALPPCKQNSKTDHKLIFFILFPLLGALALLAAFFLCVFGRERKKKEETLSQDTKPRHEGIFISSILNFDGKVMYEEIIKATEDFDSKYCIGKGGHGSVYVANLPSANRVAVKKLHQLCNDEQNLQKEFLNEVRALTQIRHRNIVKLHGFCSHTRHSFLVYEYLEKGSMESLLSNDHEAKELGWSRRVVIVKSVAHALSYMHHDCVPPIVHRDISSKNILLDSEYESCVSDFGTAKFLNPDSANWTALAGTYGYVAPELAYTMEVNEKCDVYSFGVLALEIIMGRHPGDLISSLSSGPSSSSTPLPAHQMPIVDILDQRISSPTDEVPKEVVSVVKIACACLNAHPQSRPTMKQVSQNLSTQRLELSKPLHIITWGDLLTLDALAT